A window of the Dongshaea marina genome harbors these coding sequences:
- the fabF gene encoding beta-ketoacyl-ACP synthase II: MSKRRVVVTGLGMLSPVGNTAESSWQAVLEGRSGISEIEHFDASGFPVKFAGMVDGFNAEDYGITRKDQRKMDLFIQYGIAAGLMALEDSGLEITDENAKRVGVAVGSGIGGLGLIEHHHSALVKGGPRKIGPFFVPSTIINMAAGHLSIVKGLRGPNIAVSTACTTGTHCIGMAARMIAYGDADAMLAGGAEKASTELGIGGFAAAKALSTRNDEPQKASRPWDKDRDGFVLGDGAGVMLLEEYEHAKARGATIYAELVGFGMSGDAYHITTPSGLGARDAMENAINDAGICVEQVGYVNAHGTSTPAGDMAELQEVKNLFGEHAKNGMMVSSTKSMTGHLLGAAGAIEAIFTVQALRDQIAPPTINLDNPEEGCDVDLVPHTAKKGEFEYALSNSFGFGGTNGTLIFKRA; this comes from the coding sequence GTGTCAAAACGCAGAGTTGTTGTGACCGGCCTTGGAATGCTGTCCCCCGTTGGTAATACTGCAGAGTCATCCTGGCAGGCTGTGCTGGAAGGCCGTAGTGGTATTAGCGAAATTGAGCATTTCGACGCGAGCGGTTTCCCGGTAAAATTTGCTGGTATGGTTGATGGGTTCAATGCCGAAGATTACGGTATTACCCGCAAAGATCAACGTAAAATGGATCTCTTTATTCAGTACGGTATTGCGGCCGGCCTGATGGCTTTGGAAGACTCCGGCCTTGAGATCACCGATGAGAACGCCAAACGAGTTGGTGTTGCTGTGGGTTCAGGGATCGGCGGTCTGGGACTGATCGAACACCACCACAGCGCGCTGGTTAAAGGTGGTCCGCGTAAGATTGGTCCTTTCTTTGTTCCATCGACCATCATCAACATGGCGGCAGGTCACCTGTCGATCGTGAAGGGGCTGCGAGGCCCGAATATCGCGGTTTCAACCGCTTGTACCACGGGTACTCACTGTATCGGTATGGCTGCTCGTATGATCGCTTATGGCGACGCCGATGCGATGTTGGCCGGTGGTGCCGAGAAGGCATCAACTGAACTGGGTATTGGTGGTTTTGCTGCGGCAAAGGCACTGTCGACCCGCAATGATGAGCCGCAGAAGGCAAGCCGCCCCTGGGATAAAGACCGTGATGGTTTTGTTCTGGGCGATGGTGCTGGCGTGATGCTGCTTGAAGAGTATGAGCACGCTAAGGCGCGTGGCGCGACCATCTATGCCGAGCTGGTTGGCTTTGGCATGAGTGGTGATGCCTACCATATCACTACTCCAAGTGGTCTTGGTGCACGTGATGCAATGGAAAATGCGATCAACGATGCAGGCATCTGTGTTGAGCAGGTCGGCTATGTGAATGCCCATGGTACCTCGACGCCAGCCGGCGATATGGCAGAGCTTCAAGAGGTGAAGAACCTGTTCGGTGAGCATGCGAAAAATGGCATGATGGTCAGCTCGACTAAGTCGATGACAGGCCACCTTCTGGGGGCTGCTGGCGCGATTGAAGCGATCTTCACTGTGCAGGCCCTGCGCGATCAGATTGCACCACCAACCATCAATCTGGATAACCCAGAAGAGGGTTGTGATGTGGATCTGGTTCCTCATACCGCTAAGAAAGGGGAGTTCGAGTACGCACTCTCTAACTCTTTCGGTTTTGGTGGGACCAATGGGACACTGATCTTTAAGCGAGCCTGA
- the fabD gene encoding ACP S-malonyltransferase, translating into MTQFAMVFPGQGSQTVGMLAELAENYDVVKQTFAEASEALGYDLWALVQNGPVEELNKTFQTQPALLTASVAIWRAWLQQGGAKPQLMAGHSLGEYSALVCAGVLDFQDAVKLVELRGKAMQEAVPAGTGAMAAIIGLDDATIIANCDKASQGDVVSAVNFNSPGQVVIAGSKEAVERASALMKESGAKRVMPLPVSVPSHCALMEPAAKKLADALVHVELKQPQIAVINNVDVAQPSSPEAIRDALVRQLHSPVRWSETVQAMADAGVETQVEMGPGKVLSGLVRRINKQLSALVANESTGLSDAIEKTGQ; encoded by the coding sequence ATGACTCAATTTGCAATGGTGTTCCCCGGACAGGGATCACAGACAGTTGGCATGCTGGCAGAGCTTGCCGAAAACTATGATGTTGTTAAACAGACTTTCGCCGAGGCGAGTGAGGCTCTGGGTTATGATCTTTGGGCCCTGGTACAAAATGGCCCGGTCGAGGAGCTGAACAAGACTTTTCAGACCCAGCCGGCGCTGTTGACCGCTTCGGTTGCCATCTGGCGGGCCTGGCTGCAGCAGGGTGGGGCCAAGCCTCAACTGATGGCGGGTCACAGTTTGGGTGAATATTCTGCACTTGTGTGTGCCGGTGTTCTGGATTTTCAGGATGCGGTGAAGCTGGTTGAACTGCGTGGTAAGGCGATGCAGGAAGCTGTACCGGCCGGAACCGGAGCAATGGCGGCGATCATCGGTCTGGATGATGCGACCATCATCGCCAACTGTGACAAAGCCTCCCAGGGGGATGTGGTTTCTGCGGTAAACTTTAACTCGCCGGGTCAGGTAGTGATCGCAGGCTCCAAAGAGGCTGTTGAGCGTGCATCTGCCCTGATGAAAGAATCTGGTGCCAAGCGCGTGATGCCGTTGCCAGTCAGTGTTCCATCTCACTGTGCCCTGATGGAGCCTGCGGCGAAGAAGCTGGCCGATGCTTTGGTCCATGTGGAGCTAAAGCAGCCACAAATTGCTGTGATCAATAACGTGGATGTAGCTCAGCCAAGTTCACCCGAGGCGATTCGTGATGCCCTGGTGCGCCAGCTGCATAGCCCGGTTCGCTGGAGTGAGACGGTTCAGGCGATGGCGGATGCCGGTGTTGAGACTCAGGTTGAGATGGGACCGGGTAAGGTACTGTCTGGTCTGGTTCGCCGGATCAACAAACAGTTAAGTGCATTGGTTGCCAATGAGAGTACCGGCTTGTCTGACGCGATTGAAAAGACAGGCCAATAA
- the acpP gene encoding acyl carrier protein, translating into MSNIEERVKKIIVEQLGVKEEEVKSEASFVDDLGADSLDTVELVMALEEEFDTEIPDEEAEKITTVQAAIDYVNANQD; encoded by the coding sequence ATGAGTAACATCGAAGAACGCGTTAAGAAGATCATCGTAGAACAACTGGGAGTGAAAGAGGAAGAAGTTAAATCTGAAGCTTCATTTGTTGATGATCTGGGTGCAGACTCTCTGGATACTGTTGAGCTGGTTATGGCTCTGGAAGAAGAGTTTGACACTGAGATTCCTGACGAGGAAGCAGAAAAGATCACTACTGTTCAGGCTGCTATTGACTACGTCAACGCAAACCAGGACTAA
- the fabG gene encoding 3-oxoacyl-ACP reductase FabG: MNFQDKVVLVTGASRGIGRAIAEAFANAGATVIGTATSERGAEAISSYLADKGCGLVLNVTSQESVDALYATISERYGSVDVLINNAGITKDNLMMRMKEEEWCSVIDTNLTSLYRLCKPVLRGMMKKRCGRIISIGSVVGGMGNAGQANYAAAKAGLVGFTKSLAREVASRGITVNAIAPGFISTDMTEAMTDERKAQMTAQIPANRLGTVDNIAQPVLFLASEGADYITGETLHVNGGMYMI; the protein is encoded by the coding sequence ATGAATTTTCAAGATAAAGTCGTGCTGGTAACCGGCGCAAGTCGTGGAATTGGCCGTGCTATTGCCGAAGCATTTGCAAATGCAGGGGCTACCGTGATCGGGACTGCGACCAGTGAGCGTGGTGCCGAGGCGATCTCGTCTTATCTGGCGGATAAGGGTTGTGGTCTGGTTCTGAATGTGACCAGTCAGGAGTCAGTTGACGCCCTGTATGCGACCATCAGCGAGCGCTATGGCAGCGTTGATGTACTGATCAATAATGCAGGGATCACCAAAGATAACCTGATGATGCGGATGAAAGAGGAGGAGTGGTGCTCTGTCATCGATACCAACCTGACCTCTTTGTATCGTCTGTGTAAGCCGGTTCTGCGTGGCATGATGAAAAAGCGCTGTGGCCGGATCATTAGCATCGGCTCTGTGGTTGGTGGCATGGGTAATGCCGGGCAGGCAAACTATGCAGCGGCTAAAGCTGGACTGGTTGGTTTCACCAAGTCGCTGGCTCGTGAAGTTGCTTCCCGCGGTATTACTGTGAATGCGATCGCCCCCGGTTTTATCAGCACCGATATGACAGAGGCGATGACAGACGAGCGCAAGGCTCAAATGACGGCGCAGATCCCGGCAAACCGTCTTGGTACCGTGGATAATATTGCCCAGCCGGTTCTGTTTTTAGCTTCAGAAGGTGCCGACTACATCACGGGTGAGACCTTGCATGTCAATGGTGGCATGTATATGATCTAA